A genomic stretch from Bordetella sp. N includes:
- a CDS encoding LysR family transcriptional regulator, whose translation MASENYNELAAFVMVARERSFTRAAAKLAVSQSALSQTVRGLEERLGLRLLTRTTRSVAPTEAGRRLYDTLAPRFEEIEQELASLSLLRDKPSGTVRINAGEHPAISILQPALCRLLPDNPDIRVEIIVDYGLTDIVAEGYDAGVRMGNQVAKDMIAVRIGPDLRMAIVGAPDYFARHAVPRTPQDLTAHNCIGIRLPTYGGIPPWSLDKDGHEIKVRTEGQLVFNNISLRLHSALDGLGLAYLPEDLVLEHVAAGRLVRVMEDWCEPFPGYHLYYPSRRHTSSAFALLVDTLRYRG comes from the coding sequence ATGGCGAGCGAAAATTACAACGAGTTGGCGGCCTTCGTCATGGTCGCCAGGGAACGCAGTTTCACAAGGGCGGCGGCAAAGCTTGCCGTCTCGCAATCGGCACTCAGCCAGACAGTTCGTGGCCTGGAAGAACGGCTTGGGTTGCGCTTGCTTACTCGCACGACCCGCAGCGTGGCGCCGACCGAGGCAGGACGGCGCTTGTACGACACGCTTGCACCGCGCTTCGAGGAGATCGAGCAGGAACTTGCGTCGTTAAGTCTGTTGCGTGACAAGCCGTCCGGGACGGTCCGTATCAATGCGGGCGAACACCCAGCCATTTCCATACTCCAGCCGGCACTGTGCCGACTGCTTCCGGATAATCCGGATATCCGCGTAGAGATCATCGTCGATTACGGGCTTACCGATATCGTCGCCGAGGGTTACGACGCCGGGGTCCGCATGGGTAACCAGGTGGCCAAGGACATGATCGCAGTTCGGATCGGGCCGGACCTGCGCATGGCCATCGTGGGCGCTCCGGATTATTTCGCCCGGCACGCGGTGCCGCGCACGCCCCAGGATCTGACGGCGCATAACTGCATAGGCATACGTCTGCCTACCTATGGCGGCATTCCGCCTTGGTCATTAGACAAGGATGGCCACGAGATTAAGGTGCGCACCGAAGGTCAGCTGGTATTCAATAACATCAGTTTGCGCTTGCACTCCGCGCTCGACGGGCTTGGCCTGGCTTACTTGCCCGAGGATCTGGTGCTTGAGCACGTGGCGGCCGGCAGGTTGGTGCGCGTGATGGAGGATTGGTGCGAGCCGTTCCCGGGTTATCACCTTTACTATCCTAGCCGTCGCCATACTTCTTCAGCTTTCGCGCTGCTGGTGGATACTTTGAGGTATCGCGGGTGA